From one Magnolia sinica isolate HGM2019 chromosome 18, MsV1, whole genome shotgun sequence genomic stretch:
- the LOC131233718 gene encoding uncharacterized protein LOC131233718: protein MDGSTLGNLGPSGGGGICRDPAGSFLFAFSHAYGTGTNNRAELRALYDVMVLSANFGYDQILLESDLKCVADIFNGRSSPTWRWRYWWTRISSLKSRCTFSFSLIPREGNGPADGLAKAGAMSQIDTVYDNVNALPNYIRGLYRVPVLLGCI, encoded by the exons ATGGACGGGTCAACCCTTGGTAATCTTGGGCCCTCTGGGGGAGGCGGCATTTGCAGGGACCCAGCTGGGTCTTTCCTTTTTGCGTTCTCTCATGCGTACGGGACAGGTACAAATAACAGAGCGGAACTCCGCGCTTTGTATGATGTCATGGTTCTAAGTGCGAATTTTGGTTATGATCAGATTCTACTTGAATCAGATTTGAAATGTGTAGCTGATATCTTCAATGGGAGGTCCTCACCGACCTGGCGATGGAGATATTGGTGGACTCGGATCTCCTCTTTGAAGAGCAGGTGTACCTTTTCCTTTTCTCTAATCCCGAGAGAAGGGAACGGCCCAGCTGATGGATTAGCAAAGGCAGGAGCTATGAGTCAAATTGATACGGTGTATGACAATGTGAATGCTCTCCCAAACTACATCAGGGGCCTGTACAG GGTGCCTGTTTTGTTGGGGTGTATATGA
- the LOC131233720 gene encoding glycine-rich cell wall structural protein 1.8-like translates to MASHRVVSVSFLVLLTVGICSATRALLTLQVASGAGSGSGSGYGAGGGAAGGGGGGSGGGGGAGYGAGGEHGGGYGGGSGSGSGAGYGAGGEHGGGFGGGGGSGGGGGAGYGAGGEHGGGYGSGSGGGSGGGAGYGAGGEHGGGYGGGGGSGSGGGGGSAAGASGGGYGSGGGAGGGAGYGAGGGEGGGHGGGGGSGGGGGYGAGGGNGAGYGSGGGAGYGAGGAHSVYFPIPPFQCTSTPSPLVLALNMASHRVFSVAFLVLLGVGVCSAARVLLTLEPGYGLGHGIGSGSGYGGGGGGGSGAGYGAVGEHGSGYGGGGGGGSGSGGGIGYGTGGEHGGGYGGGAGSGGGAGYGAGGEHGSGYGGGGGSGSGGGAGYGAGVEHGGGYGTGGGAGGGSGYGAGGEHGGGYGGGGGSGSGGGTGYGAGGEHGGGYGSGGGAGSGAGSGAGGEHGGGYGAGGGTGGGAGYGAGGEHGSGYGSGGGTGGGAGYGAGGEHGGGYGSGGGTGGGAGYGAGGEHGGGYGSGGGTGGGAGYGAGGEHGGGYGSGGGTGGGTGYGAGGEHGGGYGGGSGTGGGAGYGAGGEHGGGYGSGGGSGGGAGYGAGGEHGGGYGSGGGSGGGAGYGAGGEHGGGYGGGGGTGSGAGYGAGGAHGVGYGTGGGSGGGTGYGAGGAHGGGYGTGGGSGGGTGYGAGGTHGDGYGSGGGSGSGAGYGAGGEHGGGYGSGGGAGSGYGGGRGGYAP, encoded by the exons ATGGCTAGTCATAGAGTTGTTAGTGTTTCTTTCTTGGTGCTGCTGACTGTAGGCATATGTTCAGCCACCAGAGCTCTCCTGACTCTCCAGGTAGCATCTGGTGCCGGCTCTGGATCTGGCTCGGGCTATGGAGCTGGCGGAGGTGCCGCTGGTGGCGGTGGGGGAGGTAGTGGTGGCGGTGGTGGTGCCGGCTACGGTGCAGGTGGAGAGCATGGTGGTGGATACGGAGGCGGAAGTGGCAGCGGGAGTGGTGCTGGCTATGGTGCCGGAGGTGAACATGGCGGCGGCTTTGGTGGCGGTGGTGGTAGTGGCGGCGGTGGGGGTGCCGGCTATGGTGCAGGAGGAGAACATGGTGGCGGCTACGGAAGCGGCAGCGGTGGCGGCAGCGGCGGCGGCGCTGGCTATGGTGCCGGAGGCGAGCATGGTGGAGGTTATGGCGGCGGCGGCGGTAGTGGCAGCGGTGGCGGTGGAGGTTCTGCTGCTGGTGCGAGTGGTGGAGGTTATGGCAGCGGTGGAGGTGCTGGCGGTGGCGCTGGGTATGGTGCTGGCGGGGGGGAAGGTGGGGGCCATGGTGGCGGTGGTGGGAGTGGCGGGGGCGGTGGATATGGTGCAGGAGGGGGGAATGGAGCTGGATATGGAAGTGGTGGTGGTGCGGGCTACGGAGCTGGAGGTGCTCATAGTGTGTACTTTCCT ATACCACCCTTCCAATGCACTTCCACACCAAGCCCTTTGGTTTTGGCTCTCAACATGGCTAGCCATAGGGTTTTTAGTGTTGCTTTCTTGGTGTTGTTGGGTGTGGGTGTATGTTCAGCTGCTAGAGTCCTCCTCACTCTTGAGCCTGGCTATGGTCTAGGCCATGGCATTGGCAGTGGTTCGGGATATGGAGGTGGCGGCGGGGGTGGCTCTGGAGCTGGGTATGGTGCTGTAGGAGAGCATGGAAGTGGTTATGGTGGTGGAGGCGGTGGCGGTAGCGGTAGTGGTGGCGGCATTGGCTATGGAACTGGAGGGGAACATGGGGGTGGCTATGGCGGCGGCGCCGGTAGTGGTGGTGGTGCTGGCTATGGTGCTGGAGGAGAACATGGTAGCGGGTACGGTGGTGGAGGCGGCAGTGGTAGTGGCGGTGGTGCTGGTTATGGTGCAGGGGTAGAACATGGTGGTGGCTATGGTACTGGTGGTGGTGCTGGCGGTGGCAGCGGGTATGGTGCTGGTGGAGAACATGGTGGTGGATATGGTGGTGGCGGAGGCAGCGGCAGCGGTGGCGGGACTGGGTATGGTGCTGGAGGAGAACATGGAGGTGGGTATGGTAGCGGTGGAGGAGCTGGCAGTGGTGCTGGCTCCGGTGCTGGGGGAGAGCATGGTGGCGGCTACGGTGCCGGTGGAGGCACTGGGGGTGGTGCAGGCTATGGAGCTGGTGGAGAACATGGTAGCGGCTATGGCAGCGGTGGCGGAACTGGTGGCGGTGCTGGCTACGGAGCTGGTGGAGAACATGGTGGTGGCTATGGCAGCGGCGGTGGTACTGGCGGCGGTGCTGGCTATGGAGCAGGTGGAGAACATGGTGGCGGTTATGGCAGTGGTGGTGGTACTGGAGGCGGTGCTGGCTATGGAGCTGGTGGAGAACATGGTGGTGGCTATGGCAGCGGTGGAGGTACTGGCGGTGGCACTGGCTATGGAGCTGGTGGAGAACATGGCGGCGGCTATGGCGGCGGTAGCGGTACTGGCGGTGGTGCTGGCTATGGAGCTGGTGGAGAACATGGTGGTGGCTATGGCAGCGGTGGCGGTTCTGGCGGCGGTGCTGGCTATGGAGCTGGTGGAGAACATGGTGGTGGCTATGGCAGCGGTGGCGGTTCTGGCGGCGGTGCTGGCTATGGAGCTGGTGGGGAACATGGTGGCGGATATGGTGGAGGCGGCGGTACTGGCAGTGGCGCAGGCTACGGAGCTGGTGGGGCACATGGTGTTGGATATGGCACTGGTGGAGGCTCGGGCGGAGGCACTGGCTACGGAGCTGGTGGGGCACATGGTGGTGGATACGGCACTGGTGGAGGCTCGGGCGGAGGCACTGGCTACGGAGCTGGAGGCACACATGGGGATGGATACGGTAGTGGTGGTGGCAGCGGTAGTGGCGCAGGGTATGGTGCAGGAGGAGAGCATGGAGGTGGTTACGGCAGTGGCGGGGGCGCTGGAAGTGGGTATGGTGGTGGCCGTGGTGGCTATGCTCCCTAA